A stretch of Pseudomonas taetrolens DNA encodes these proteins:
- the yedA gene encoding drug/metabolite exporter YedA yields MPAVRRFPLQLIGAFFALYVIWGSTYLVIRIGIESWPPLMMAGVRFLVAGSLMYGFMRWRGSPAPTLVQWRSAAMIGFLLLACGNGGVTLAEHSGVASGVAALAVATVPLFTLLFGFFWGARNTRLEWAGIVLGLIGIGMLNLGSNLQASPMGAAMILFAAAAWAFGSVWSRHLPLPAGPMASAAEMLVAGAVLLIGSLLSGERMTEMPTAAGWGALLYLVFFGSIIAFSAYMYLLKNVRPAAATSYAYVNPAVAVMLGIAFAGETIGVEECLAMAVIISAVVLIGLPQWRKQKPA; encoded by the coding sequence ATGCCTGCCGTACGTCGTTTTCCGCTTCAATTGATCGGTGCTTTTTTTGCGTTGTATGTGATTTGGGGCTCAACCTACCTGGTGATCCGCATCGGCATTGAATCCTGGCCACCCTTGATGATGGCGGGCGTGCGCTTCCTTGTGGCCGGGAGTCTGATGTACGGTTTTATGCGCTGGCGCGGGTCGCCTGCACCGACCCTGGTGCAGTGGCGTTCGGCAGCGATGATCGGTTTTTTGCTGCTGGCGTGCGGTAACGGTGGTGTGACGCTGGCCGAGCACTCGGGGGTTGCCTCGGGCGTCGCCGCGTTGGCGGTGGCAACCGTGCCGCTGTTCACCTTGTTATTCGGCTTTTTTTGGGGCGCGCGTAATACCCGTCTGGAGTGGGCCGGGATTGTGCTCGGACTGATCGGCATCGGTATGCTCAACCTCGGCTCCAACCTGCAAGCCAGCCCGATGGGGGCTGCCATGATCCTGTTTGCCGCAGCGGCCTGGGCCTTTGGCTCGGTGTGGAGTCGCCACTTGCCGCTGCCCGCCGGGCCCATGGCCAGCGCCGCCGAAATGCTCGTGGCCGGTGCTGTGCTCTTGATCGGCAGCCTGCTGAGCGGAGAACGCATGACTGAAATGCCGACCGCCGCAGGGTGGGGGGCGCTGTTGTACCTGGTGTTCTTCGGCTCGATCATTGCTTTCAGCGCCTACATGTATTTGCTGAAAAACGTGCGCCCGGCGGCGGCGACCAGTTATGCCTACGTCAACCCGGCCGTAGCGGTGATGCTCGGCATTGCATTTGCCGGTGAGACTATCGGCGTTGAAGAGTGCCTGGCGATGGCGGTGATCATCAGCGCGGTGGTGTTGATCGGCTTGCCGCAGTGGCGCAAGCAGAAACCCGCCTGA
- a CDS encoding DEAD/DEAH box helicase, with the protein MTFATLGLIEPLLRALETLGYKTPTPVQAQAIPAVLAGRDLMAAAQTGTGKTGGFALPLLQSLTMEGPKVASNSVRALVLVPTRELAEQVHESIRQYAEHLPLSTYAVYGGVSINPQMMKMRKGVDVLVATPGRLLDLYRQKAIKFNQLRTLILDEADRMLDLGFSEELRDIYRALPKKRQTLLFSATFSDAIRLLAEQMLDNPLSIEVSPRNVAASSVKQWVIPVDKKRKPELFLHLLRTQHWKQVLVFAKTRNGVDDLVGKLQALGINADGIHGDKPQATRQRALDRFKASEVQILVATDVAARGLDIEDLPLVVNFDLPIVAEDYIHRIGRTGRAGQKGEAISLVCADEVNMLSAIEMLTRQTLARHEEQDFEPEHRVPETDASGQVVKKPKKPKKPKTSGGGGKRNLGKWVDSGEAAPAEPSVKPVRKVPVFNTGPRKRKP; encoded by the coding sequence ATGACATTCGCCACCCTTGGCCTGATCGAACCTTTGCTGCGCGCCCTTGAGACGCTCGGCTACAAGACCCCAACCCCGGTTCAGGCCCAAGCGATTCCCGCAGTGCTGGCCGGCCGTGACCTGATGGCCGCAGCCCAGACCGGCACCGGCAAAACGGGCGGCTTCGCGCTGCCGCTGTTGCAGTCGCTGACCATGGAAGGCCCTAAAGTCGCCAGCAACTCAGTGCGCGCGCTGGTGCTGGTGCCGACCCGTGAGCTGGCCGAGCAGGTTCACGAAAGCATTCGTCAATACGCCGAGCACCTGCCGTTGAGCACTTACGCGGTATACGGCGGCGTCAGCATCAACCCGCAAATGATGAAAATGCGCAAAGGTGTTGATGTGCTGGTGGCCACGCCGGGCCGTTTGCTGGACCTGTATCGCCAAAAGGCCATCAAGTTCAACCAGCTGCGAACCCTGATTCTTGACGAAGCCGATCGCATGCTCGATCTGGGCTTCTCTGAAGAGCTGCGTGATATCTACCGCGCCTTGCCAAAAAAGCGCCAGACCCTGCTGTTTTCGGCGACTTTTTCCGATGCGATCCGTTTGTTGGCCGAGCAGATGCTCGACAACCCCCTGAGCATTGAAGTCAGCCCGCGCAACGTGGCCGCGAGCAGCGTCAAGCAATGGGTCATCCCTGTGGATAAAAAGCGCAAGCCGGAGTTGTTCCTGCATTTGCTGCGCACCCAGCACTGGAAGCAGGTCCTGGTGTTCGCCAAGACCCGCAATGGTGTAGATGATCTGGTGGGCAAGTTGCAGGCTTTGGGCATCAATGCCGACGGCATCCACGGTGACAAGCCGCAGGCCACTCGCCAGCGGGCGCTGGATCGCTTCAAGGCCAGCGAAGTGCAGATCCTGGTTGCCACCGATGTGGCGGCCCGTGGCCTGGACATCGAAGACCTGCCATTGGTGGTCAATTTCGACCTGCCGATCGTGGCGGAAGATTACATCCACCGCATTGGCCGCACGGGGCGTGCTGGCCAGAAGGGCGAAGCGATCTCGCTGGTGTGCGCCGATGAAGTGAACATGCTGTCGGCCATTGAAATGCTCACCCGCCAGACCCTGGCGCGGCATGAAGAGCAGGACTTCGAGCCGGAGCACCGCGTCCCGGAGACCGACGCTTCAGGTCAGGTGGTCAAAAAACCGAAGAAGCCGAAAAAGCCGAAAACCTCTGGCGGTGGTGGCAAGCGCAACCTGGGCAAGTGGGTCGACAGCGGCGAAGCAGCACCGGCTGAACCTTCGGTCAAACCGGTGCGTAAAGTGCCTGTGTTCAACACCGGTCCGCGCAAGCGCAAGCCGTAA
- a CDS encoding TIGR03862 family flavoprotein — protein sequence MTEPTPLLSYRVAIIGGGPAGLMAAEVLSQAGVQVDVYDGMPSVGRKFLLAGVGGMNITHSEPYPAFLSRYAERAPQMAPLLRAFDADALCQWIHNLGIETFIGSSGRVFPTDMKAAPLLRAWLKRLRESGVVIHTRHRWLGWQADGALRIDSPEGEKQLKPDAVLLALGGGSWARLGSDGAWMPLLAERGVELAPLQASNCGFDVEGWSELLRNKFAGAPLKNIALALEHSTPRLGECVITASGIEGSLIYAWSAPIREAINQQGTATILIDLLPGKAVDKIRAALAKPRGSRSMSKHLHSQLGLDGVKAALLRELCPASSFNDPELLAKAIKALPLKLLKARPLDEAISTAGGVRFEALDEQLMLKQLPGVFCAGEMLDWEAPTGGYLLTGCFASGRAAGVGVLSWLTACACADRC from the coding sequence ATGACTGAGCCCACTCCCCTCCTTTCCTATCGCGTCGCCATTATCGGTGGTGGCCCGGCTGGCCTGATGGCCGCTGAGGTGTTGAGCCAGGCAGGCGTGCAGGTCGATGTGTATGACGGCATGCCTTCCGTGGGGCGCAAGTTCTTGCTGGCCGGGGTTGGCGGCATGAACATCACCCACTCCGAACCCTACCCGGCCTTTTTGTCGCGCTATGCAGAGCGAGCGCCGCAGATGGCCCCGTTGCTTCGGGCATTCGATGCAGATGCCCTGTGCCAGTGGATTCACAACCTGGGCATCGAGACTTTTATCGGCAGCTCAGGCCGGGTGTTTCCCACAGACATGAAAGCGGCCCCGTTGCTACGCGCCTGGCTCAAGCGTTTACGCGAGTCCGGTGTAGTTATCCACACCCGCCATCGCTGGCTGGGCTGGCAAGCCGATGGTGCGTTGCGCATCGACAGCCCGGAAGGCGAAAAACAACTCAAGCCGGATGCGGTACTGCTTGCGCTGGGCGGTGGCAGTTGGGCGCGCCTGGGTTCGGACGGGGCCTGGATGCCGCTGCTGGCTGAACGTGGCGTGGAACTCGCCCCATTGCAGGCCAGTAACTGCGGATTCGATGTCGAAGGCTGGAGCGAGCTGCTGCGCAACAAGTTCGCAGGAGCACCGCTGAAGAACATCGCCCTTGCGCTGGAACACAGCACGCCACGCCTGGGCGAATGTGTCATCACCGCCAGCGGGATTGAAGGCAGTTTGATTTACGCCTGGTCAGCGCCCATTCGTGAGGCGATCAACCAACAGGGGACGGCAACGATCCTGATCGATCTGTTGCCGGGCAAGGCTGTGGATAAAATCCGGGCGGCCCTCGCCAAACCCCGCGGCTCACGTTCGATGAGCAAGCATTTGCACAGCCAACTGGGGCTGGATGGCGTAAAAGCGGCGTTGCTACGCGAGCTGTGCCCCGCCTCCAGCTTCAACGACCCCGAGCTTCTGGCCAAGGCCATCAAAGCCCTGCCACTGAAGTTGCTCAAGGCCCGCCCATTGGACGAAGCCATCAGCACGGCTGGTGGAGTGCGCTTTGAAGCGCTGGATGAACAGCTGATGCTCAAGCAATTGCCGGGGGTGTTCTGCGCCGGCGAAATGCTCGACTGGGAAGCCCCCACTGGCGGCTACTTGCTCACAGGCTGTTTTGCCAGTGGACGCGCCGCAGGGGTGGGGGTTTTGAGCTGGCTTACGGCTTGCGCTTGCGCGGACCGGTGTTGA
- a CDS encoding histone deacetylase family protein, giving the protein MPVPLIYHDDYSPEFPAEHRFPMDKFRLLRDHLVESGLTRDTALLRPQLCPVDILALAHDRTYIERYMAGELAREDQRRLGLPWSEALARRTVRAVGGSLLAAEQALEHGLACHLAGGTHHAHYDHPAGFCIFNDLAVISHYLLETGRVSRVLIFDCDVHQGDGTARILEHTPDAITVSLHCGKNFPARKAQSDWDIGLPMGMGDAAYLQVVDEALNYLLPLYQPDLVLYDAGVDVHKDDALGYLKLTDAGVAARDENVMRHCLGRDIPVVGVIGGGYSKDRKALAQRHGILHHSAQKVWASSGCY; this is encoded by the coding sequence ATGCCCGTGCCGCTGATTTACCACGATGACTACAGCCCTGAGTTCCCGGCGGAGCATCGTTTTCCGATGGACAAGTTCCGTCTGTTGCGCGATCACCTGGTCGAGTCCGGGCTCACCCGTGATACCGCGTTGCTGCGCCCGCAGTTGTGCCCTGTGGATATCCTCGCACTGGCCCATGATCGCACCTATATAGAGCGCTACATGGCGGGCGAACTGGCCCGCGAAGACCAGCGACGCCTGGGTTTACCCTGGAGCGAAGCGCTGGCGCGGCGGACTGTCCGTGCAGTCGGCGGCTCATTGCTGGCCGCCGAGCAAGCCCTGGAACATGGGCTGGCCTGTCATTTGGCGGGCGGCACCCATCACGCCCACTACGATCACCCCGCCGGCTTCTGCATCTTCAATGACCTGGCCGTGATCAGCCATTACCTGCTGGAAACTGGACGGGTGAGCCGGGTACTGATTTTTGATTGCGACGTGCATCAGGGCGATGGCACCGCACGGATTCTGGAACACACGCCAGACGCGATTACGGTTTCCCTGCACTGCGGAAAGAATTTTCCGGCACGTAAAGCCCAAAGTGACTGGGACATCGGCCTGCCCATGGGAATGGGCGATGCCGCGTATTTGCAGGTGGTCGACGAGGCGCTGAATTACCTGCTGCCGCTGTATCAACCGGATCTGGTGCTGTACGACGCCGGTGTCGATGTGCATAAAGACGATGCCCTCGGCTATTTGAAACTGACCGATGCCGGTGTGGCCGCCCGCGACGAAAACGTCATGCGTCATTGCCTGGGCCGCGATATACCGGTGGTCGGCGTCATCGGCGGCGGATACAGCAAAGATCGCAAGGCGCTGGCACAGCGTCATGGAATCTTGCATCACAGCGCACAAAAGGTCTGGGCATCCTCCGGCTGTTATTAA
- a CDS encoding GNAT family N-acetyltransferase yields MEQIVELESARLRLRPWRDTDLPEFAAMCADPQVMRYFPAPLSRLESAALIGRVRGHFAEYGFGLWALERKDSGAFIGFTGLSNVGFDAHFVPAVEIGWRLAPEHWGLGYASEAAWAALRCAFDRLALDQVVSFTSQVNLPSQKVMQAIGMQRDLSGDFEHPRLPEGHPLRAHVLYRITRAQWLETLHG; encoded by the coding sequence ATGGAACAGATTGTTGAACTCGAAAGTGCCCGACTGCGACTGCGTCCCTGGCGTGACACTGACTTGCCCGAATTTGCTGCGATGTGTGCAGATCCTCAAGTGATGCGCTATTTTCCCGCACCCTTGAGCCGCCTCGAAAGCGCGGCGCTGATTGGTCGGGTGCGCGGACACTTTGCCGAGTATGGATTCGGCTTGTGGGCGTTGGAGCGCAAGGACTCAGGCGCTTTTATCGGTTTTACCGGGCTGTCGAATGTCGGTTTTGATGCGCACTTCGTTCCGGCGGTCGAGATCGGCTGGCGGCTGGCGCCGGAACATTGGGGCCTGGGCTACGCCAGTGAGGCGGCCTGGGCAGCATTGCGCTGTGCCTTTGATCGATTGGCGCTGGATCAGGTGGTGTCGTTTACCAGTCAGGTGAACCTGCCGTCACAAAAGGTCATGCAGGCGATTGGCATGCAACGCGATCTGTCTGGAGACTTTGAACACCCCCGGCTCCCTGAGGGCCACCCGTTAAGGGCGCATGTGCTGTACAGGATTACGCGGGCGCAATGGTTGGAAACTCTGCACGGATAA
- the tesB gene encoding acyl-CoA thioesterase II, with product MSQVLDDLVNLLTLEPIEENLFRGSSQDLGFRQLFGGQVLGQSLSAMSQTVEDARHVHSMHGYFLRPGDATLPVVYQVDRVRDGGSFSTRRVTAIQKGKPIFTSSASFQYDEGGFEHQTTMPDVVGPENLPSELEMIRQRAHLIPESMREKLLCAKPIEFRPVIGEDPFNPQVSDPIKYVWFRADGALPDTPALHKYLLAYASDFGLLTTSLLPHGKGVWQKDMQVASLDHALWFHADLRADDWLLYAMDSPWAGNSRGFSRGSVFNRAGKLVASVTQEGLIRHRKDWA from the coding sequence ATGAGCCAAGTGTTGGATGATCTGGTCAACCTGCTGACCCTGGAACCGATCGAGGAGAACCTCTTTCGTGGCAGCAGTCAGGATCTGGGCTTTCGCCAGTTGTTCGGTGGCCAGGTGCTTGGACAATCGTTGTCGGCCATGAGCCAGACCGTTGAAGACGCCCGCCACGTGCACTCGATGCATGGCTATTTCCTGCGTCCTGGCGATGCCACTCTGCCCGTGGTTTATCAGGTCGACCGCGTGCGTGATGGCGGCAGTTTCAGCACGCGTCGGGTGACGGCGATCCAAAAGGGCAAGCCGATTTTTACCAGCAGCGCTTCGTTTCAATACGACGAGGGCGGATTTGAGCATCAAACCACGATGCCGGACGTGGTGGGTCCGGAAAACCTGCCTTCCGAGCTGGAGATGATTCGTCAGCGTGCGCACCTGATTCCTGAGTCGATGCGCGAAAAGCTACTGTGTGCCAAGCCCATCGAGTTTCGTCCGGTGATCGGGGAAGATCCGTTCAACCCTCAAGTCAGTGACCCGATCAAGTACGTGTGGTTTCGTGCAGACGGTGCGCTGCCCGATACGCCAGCGCTGCACAAATACCTGCTGGCCTATGCATCGGACTTCGGATTGCTGACCACCTCCTTGCTGCCTCACGGCAAAGGCGTATGGCAAAAGGATATGCAAGTGGCCAGCCTGGATCATGCGCTGTGGTTCCACGCTGACCTGCGGGCCGATGACTGGTTGCTGTACGCCATGGACAGTCCTTGGGCTGGCAATTCTCGCGGGTTCTCCCGTGGCAGTGTGTTTAACCGCGCCGGCAAACTGGTTGCCTCGGTGACCCAGGAAGGCCTGATTCGCCACCGCAAGGATTGGGCATGA
- a CDS encoding HAD family hydrolase: MSLKDIKHWVFDMDGTLTVAVHDFPFIRQYLEIPGAEDILTHLAALPPEVSAAKHAWLLEHERELALASVPAPGAVELVHELAERGVRLGVLTRNAQELAQITLKAIGLDTCFAPRDVLGRDDAAHKPDPDGLLQLARAWDVEPSKLVMVGDYQFDLACGRAAGSRTVLVNVPDNPWPELTDWHARDCFELRRLLA; the protein is encoded by the coding sequence ATGAGCCTCAAGGACATCAAACACTGGGTGTTTGACATGGACGGCACCCTGACCGTTGCGGTGCATGACTTCCCGTTTATTCGGCAGTATCTGGAGATACCGGGCGCAGAAGACATTCTGACCCATCTTGCGGCCTTGCCGCCCGAGGTCTCGGCGGCCAAGCACGCGTGGTTGCTGGAGCACGAGCGTGAGCTGGCCCTGGCTTCTGTCCCGGCCCCGGGTGCCGTTGAACTGGTTCATGAACTGGCTGAGCGGGGTGTTCGTCTGGGTGTACTGACCCGTAATGCTCAAGAGCTGGCGCAGATCACGCTCAAGGCCATCGGCCTGGACACCTGTTTTGCGCCCCGGGATGTGCTGGGACGGGACGATGCGGCGCACAAGCCTGATCCGGATGGCCTGCTGCAATTGGCTCGCGCCTGGGACGTAGAGCCATCGAAGCTGGTCATGGTGGGGGATTATCAGTTTGACCTGGCTTGTGGGCGCGCGGCAGGCAGCCGAACCGTGCTGGTCAACGTGCCGGACAATCCCTGGCCGGAACTGACCGACTGGCACGCCCGGGACTGCTTCGAACTGCGCAGGCTGCTGGCTTAA
- the ypfJ gene encoding KPN_02809 family neutral zinc metallopeptidase, with protein MLWKKGRRSDNVEDVRDQSTGGGGGMRIGGGKGLSLMAVVVIVGIGLLTGQDPMQILGQLSGQLTEQSSPQVTQQTGHAPPANDEQAEFVRAVLGDTEDTWRQVFQQAGRNYKDPTLVLFRGQVNSACGFASAASGPFYCPADQKVYLDMSFFQEMAQRFQAAGDFAQAYVIAHEVGHHVQTLLGVSSKMQQARQQGKRMEGDGGLLVRQELQADCLAGVWANHAQKRLDWLEPGDIEEALTAANAIGDDHLQQQGQGRVVPDSFTHGTSAQRVKWFKTGFAQGDINQCDTFAAARL; from the coding sequence ATGCTTTGGAAAAAAGGTCGACGTAGCGACAATGTGGAAGACGTGCGCGATCAAAGCACCGGGGGCGGCGGCGGGATGCGGATTGGGGGCGGCAAAGGCCTGAGCCTGATGGCGGTGGTGGTGATCGTCGGCATCGGTTTGTTGACCGGCCAGGACCCGATGCAGATTTTGGGTCAGTTGAGTGGTCAACTGACTGAGCAATCCTCGCCGCAGGTTACCCAGCAAACCGGCCATGCACCACCAGCCAACGATGAGCAGGCCGAGTTCGTACGCGCCGTGCTGGGTGACACCGAAGACACGTGGCGCCAGGTTTTCCAGCAAGCCGGGCGCAACTACAAGGACCCGACACTGGTGCTGTTTCGTGGCCAGGTCAATTCAGCCTGCGGTTTCGCTTCGGCAGCCAGTGGGCCGTTCTATTGCCCGGCCGACCAAAAGGTTTATCTGGACATGAGCTTCTTCCAGGAAATGGCCCAGCGCTTCCAGGCTGCCGGTGATTTCGCACAAGCCTATGTCATCGCCCATGAAGTGGGGCACCACGTCCAGACGCTGCTGGGTGTGTCATCGAAAATGCAGCAGGCTCGCCAGCAAGGCAAACGCATGGAAGGTGATGGCGGGTTGTTGGTACGCCAGGAATTGCAGGCTGACTGCCTGGCCGGGGTATGGGCCAACCATGCGCAAAAACGCCTGGACTGGCTGGAGCCTGGAGACATTGAAGAAGCCCTGACAGCGGCCAACGCCATTGGTGATGACCACTTGCAGCAGCAAGGCCAGGGCCGGGTAGTCCCGGACTCCTTCACCCACGGTACTTCGGCACAACGGGTGAAATGGTTCAAGACCGGCTTTGCCCAGGGTGACATCAATCAATGCGACACCTTTGCCGCCGCGCGACTCTGA
- the pcaQ gene encoding pca operon transcription factor PcaQ gives MNIDTRIKYRHLVCFLEMARQGSLARAADVLAVSQPAMSKTLKELEALLTVSLFVRRKSGISLTEAGVAFLRYATPSVQALREGVNALRGGEFSGGTVRLGVLSTVESLLIPELVQRLHARHSALVVSVVTGPSAYLLSQLRVGDIDLVVGRMTDSPDIQGMNFEHLYSESMTLVVRPGHPLTQAPLDRRLLERYPLVLPLANTTIRTFADSLFVQCGLTQSRQRLETLSITVSRRYVLRNDAVWIAPLDAVRLDLASGELQELDLGLREPGGSIGICSNAHAPMSVATQGCVEVLRELGQAYCASTYP, from the coding sequence GTGAACATAGATACCCGCATCAAGTACCGGCACCTCGTGTGTTTCTTGGAGATGGCACGCCAGGGCAGCCTGGCACGGGCCGCGGATGTGCTGGCGGTGAGTCAGCCGGCCATGTCCAAAACCTTAAAGGAGCTGGAGGCGTTGCTGACCGTCAGTCTGTTTGTGCGGCGTAAAAGCGGGATCAGTCTGACCGAGGCCGGCGTCGCATTTCTGCGTTACGCGACGCCTTCTGTGCAGGCATTGCGCGAAGGCGTAAATGCCTTGCGCGGAGGGGAGTTCTCAGGGGGCACTGTACGGCTCGGCGTGTTGTCGACGGTCGAAAGCCTGTTGATCCCCGAACTGGTGCAGCGTCTGCATGCGCGGCATTCAGCGCTGGTGGTGAGCGTGGTGACGGGGCCCAGTGCGTATCTTTTATCGCAATTGCGGGTCGGCGATATCGACCTGGTGGTGGGGCGGATGACCGACAGCCCGGACATCCAGGGCATGAATTTTGAGCACCTTTACAGCGAGTCCATGACCTTGGTGGTGCGTCCCGGTCATCCGCTGACGCAAGCCCCTCTGGATCGCCGTTTGCTTGAGCGCTACCCGCTGGTCTTGCCGCTGGCCAACACCACGATCCGGACCTTTGCCGACAGCCTGTTTGTGCAGTGTGGTCTGACTCAATCCCGGCAACGTCTGGAAACCCTCTCCATCACCGTCAGCCGGCGCTACGTCTTGCGTAATGATGCGGTCTGGATCGCGCCGCTGGATGCCGTACGACTCGATCTGGCGAGCGGTGAACTGCAAGAACTCGATCTGGGGCTGCGTGAACCGGGGGGCTCGATCGGTATTTGCAGCAACGCCCACGCACCGATGTCTGTGGCTACCCAGGGCTGTGTCGAGGTTTTGCGGGAGTTGGGTCAAGCCTATTGCGCGAGCACCTATCCATAA
- the pcaH gene encoding protocatechuate 3,4-dioxygenase subunit beta → MSDADSRRFIIRDRNWHPKALTPDYKTSIARSPRQALVSIPQSVSETSGPDFSHLKFGQFDNDLLLNFNNGGLPVGERILLAGRVCDQYGKPIPHTLVEIWQANAGGRYRHKNDRYLAPLDPNFGGVGRTLTDSQGYYSFRTVKPGPYPWRNGPNDWRPAHIHVSISGPSIATRLITQLYFEGDPLIAMCPIVKSIADPEAVQSLIARLDMAAGNPMDCLAYRFDIVLRGQRKTHFENC, encoded by the coding sequence ATGTCTGATGCAGACAGCCGGCGCTTTATCATCCGCGACCGTAATTGGCACCCCAAAGCCCTGACTCCCGACTACAAAACCTCGATTGCCCGCTCCCCGCGCCAGGCGCTGGTGAGCATTCCACAGTCGGTGAGTGAGACCAGTGGCCCTGATTTTTCCCACCTGAAATTTGGCCAGTTCGACAACGACCTCCTGTTGAACTTTAACAATGGTGGCTTGCCGGTGGGTGAGCGGATTCTGCTGGCCGGTCGCGTGTGCGACCAGTATGGCAAGCCGATTCCCCACACCTTGGTCGAGATCTGGCAAGCCAACGCCGGCGGCCGTTATCGGCACAAGAACGACCGCTATCTCGCGCCGCTGGACCCCAATTTTGGCGGTGTGGGCCGCACGTTGACCGACAGTCAGGGCTATTACAGCTTCCGCACCGTCAAGCCGGGTCCTTACCCGTGGCGCAATGGGCCCAATGATTGGCGCCCGGCGCATATTCACGTCTCCATCAGTGGCCCTTCGATCGCCACGCGCCTGATTACCCAGCTGTACTTTGAAGGTGATCCGTTGATTGCGATGTGTCCGATCGTCAAATCGATCGCCGACCCCGAGGCTGTGCAAAGCCTGATAGCACGGTTGGACATGGCAGCCGGCAATCCGATGGATTGTCTGGCCTATCGTTTTGACATCGTGCTGCGCGGCCAGCGCAAGACGCACTTCGAAAACTGCTGA
- the pcaG gene encoding protocatechuate 3,4-dioxygenase subunit alpha — MPIQLLPETPSQTAGPYVHIGLALAAAGNPPRPEEIWSEMARPDASGEHIMLLGNVYDGNGHLVRDAFLELWQANHEGDYDEAFNSEKAFNSFGRTATTFDAGEWVLNTVKPGVVKNAAGLPMAPHINVTLFARGINIHLQTRLYFSDESEANAVCPVLNLIEQPQRRETLIAQRCEVQGKAAYRFDIYLQGTGETVFFDF; from the coding sequence ATGCCTATTCAATTGCTACCGGAAACCCCATCGCAAACGGCGGGTCCTTATGTCCATATCGGCCTGGCACTGGCTGCGGCGGGTAATCCGCCACGGCCCGAAGAAATCTGGAGTGAGATGGCCCGACCCGATGCCTCGGGCGAGCACATCATGCTGCTGGGCAATGTGTACGACGGCAACGGTCATTTGGTGCGCGATGCCTTCCTTGAACTGTGGCAAGCCAACCACGAAGGCGACTATGACGAAGCCTTCAACTCGGAAAAGGCGTTCAATAGCTTCGGCCGCACGGCAACCACTTTTGATGCCGGAGAGTGGGTGCTCAACACCGTCAAGCCGGGTGTGGTGAAAAACGCTGCGGGGCTGCCCATGGCTCCGCACATCAACGTGACGCTGTTTGCCCGTGGCATCAACATCCATTTACAAACCCGCCTGTACTTCAGTGATGAGTCTGAAGCCAATGCCGTTTGCCCGGTGCTCAATCTGATCGAGCAACCGCAACGTCGTGAAACCCTCATCGCTCAGCGCTGCGAAGTCCAAGGTAAAGCGGCCTACCGTTTTGATATCTACCTTCAGGGAACTGGCGAAACAGTGTTCTTCGATTTTTAA
- a CDS encoding DMT family transporter, producing MTLPTPLSGVNQPLKGILLIVTATALFSSHDALSKYLSGLYPVVMVVWARYLVHTLLMAGIFLPQSGLRVLRSKRPLLQILRAVCLLGSGLFFTYGLLFIPLAENTAVNFLAPLLVAALSGPLLGEKVTRGQWVAVICGFIGVVVIIHPGGELFTPAVLLPMAAALCFSCYQILTRKLSLYDSPTTSNFFAGLFNALVMSALVPFFWQTPTLIHGLEMLALGSLGMTAHLLLTQSFRLAAPALLAPFSYCQIVFSGILGWLLFNHTPDFTTRIGIAIICVSGLAAALQQRRKATA from the coding sequence ATGACATTGCCTACGCCGCTCTCGGGCGTTAACCAGCCACTCAAGGGCATACTGCTGATTGTGACGGCCACTGCGCTGTTCTCCAGTCACGATGCCCTGTCCAAATACTTGAGCGGCTTGTATCCCGTAGTGATGGTGGTGTGGGCGCGCTATCTGGTGCACACCTTGCTTATGGCCGGGATCTTTCTCCCGCAATCCGGGCTAAGGGTCTTACGTAGCAAACGCCCATTGCTCCAGATATTGCGAGCGGTATGCCTACTGGGCTCCGGGTTGTTTTTTACCTACGGATTATTGTTCATTCCACTGGCCGAAAACACGGCGGTGAACTTCCTGGCACCGTTACTGGTGGCGGCCCTCTCCGGGCCGTTGCTGGGCGAAAAGGTCACCCGCGGCCAATGGGTCGCCGTGATTTGCGGATTTATCGGGGTGGTGGTGATCATTCATCCCGGCGGCGAGTTATTCACGCCGGCGGTCTTGCTGCCGATGGCGGCGGCGCTGTGCTTCAGCTGCTATCAAATTCTTACGCGCAAACTCAGCCTTTACGACAGCCCAACCACCAGCAATTTTTTCGCCGGGCTATTCAATGCGTTGGTGATGAGTGCGCTGGTGCCGTTCTTCTGGCAAACGCCGACGCTGATTCATGGCCTGGAAATGCTCGCGCTCGGCAGTCTGGGCATGACAGCCCACTTGCTGCTGACCCAATCCTTCCGCCTGGCGGCCCCGGCCTTGCTGGCTCCTTTCAGTTACTGCCAGATCGTCTTTTCCGGGATTCTGGGCTGGCTGTTGTTTAACCACACGCCAGATTTCACCACCCGTATCGGTATTGCCATTATCTGCGTCAGCGGCCTGGCAGCCGCCTTGCAGCAGCGACGCAAAGCTACGGCCTGA